The sequence below is a genomic window from Natronorubrum halophilum.
TGTTCGAGTTCACGCAACTCGGCGCGGTCGTCGTCGTCGTCGGCGCGCTCTACCTGATCTTCGTCGGACACTACCTGCTCCCCCGAGCGCGTGCCGCCGCGCGCGGACTACCTCAAGGAGTACGAAGTCGGCGACTACATCGCCGACGCGGCCGTGGTTCCCGGCTCGCCGCTCGTGGACGCGACCGTCGGCGACGCGGCCGAGAGTCTGGGTGCCGAAGCCGATATCGTTCAGATCATCCGCGAGGGGGATCGGTCGATCGCGCCGTACCAAGATGTCCATCTCGGGGAGGGTGACATCCTCGTCGTTCGTACGGATCGGGACGCAATCACGGCCCTGGAGGACGCGGAGGGCGTCGAACCCGTCGGGTACCCGGACTCAGCCGTGGACCTCTCTTCCGCCGATGGAGGAATCGTTACCGAACTGGTGATCGCACTCGACTCGCGGCTCGTCGGCGAACGGCTCGATCCAGAGGGATTCCGCGAGGAGTTCGGCGCGGCCGTCCTCGGCCTCCGGCGTCGCGGCGCGCTGATCGGCGAGCGGATCGTCGGCAAACGGCTCGACGTCGGCGACACGCTCCTCGTACAGGCACCGTCCGACACCCTCGATCGGCTCTCGAGGCGCGACGACGTGATCGTCACCCGCGATCCGAGTACCGGACGGACAAGGCACCGGTCGCCGTCGTTATTATGATCGGCGTCGTCACGGTCGCTACCCTCGAGATCTATCCGGTCTTGATCTCCGCGCTCGCTGGCGTGGTCGCAATGGTCGTCGCCGACGTCCTCGATCCGAACGAACTGTACGACGCCGTCGAGTGGGACATCATCTTCCTGCTCGCCGGCGTGATCCCGCTGGGAATCGCCTTAGAGCAGTCCGGTGCGGCCGCATACCTCGCCTTCATGGTCGTCCAGACGGCCGGCGTCCTGCCGACGCTCGCGGTGTTGTGGCTGTTCTATATCGTGACGGGGCTGATCACGGAGGTGATCAGCAACAACGCGAGCGTCGTCCTCATGATCCCGGTCGCAGCGGTCGCCGCGGCGGGAATCGGTGCGAACCCGTTCGCGTTCGTGATGGCGGTCACGTTCGCCGCAAGCACCGCGTTCCTGGGACCGATCGGCTACCAGACGAACCTGTTCGTGTACGGTCCGGGCGGCTATCGCTTCGGCGACTATTTCCGAATCGGCGCGCCGCTGCAGTTGATTCTGTCGGTGGTCACCGTACTCGGCATCGCGGTAATCTGGGGCGTGTGAGGCGTCTGGGGCTCAGTGAGGCGACAAAATTCGTTCTCACGCTCGTCCCGCGGTCTGTCAGTTCGTTCCCGTGACCGGTGTGAGCCAAGCGAAACCCGGTTGCAGCGGACTGATTCGAGCGAGCGGTGAGCGGTCGGCAGTAGTAACGCAACACTCCCGGGCCCAATGACATAATTAATATGATATATCAGTAGGTCCCAGTACTTATTTGACGAACAGTCCAGTAGTCCCCCTCGATGGTCGAAACTGTGCTGTTGGTCGGGGTCATCGCCTCGATTTTCGTCGGATTCAATATCGGCGGCTCGTCGACCGGAATCGCGTGGGGACCCGCCGTAGGAGCGGGACTGCTTCGAAAGACCACGGCGGCCGCGTTGATGACGTTTTTTGTCTTTCTCGGCGGCTGGACCGTCGGGCGGAATGTAATGGACACGCTCAGCGGCGACATAATCTCGATCGAAATTTCGCTGGTGGCCGGTGTCGCCGTCCTCTTTTTCATCGGACTGGGTATTCTCATCGCGAACGTCTTCGGCGTCCCCGTTCCGACGTCGATGACGACCGTCGGCGCGATCGCCGGATTGGGGCTGGCGACCGAGACCCTCAACTACGAGACGATCACCTGGATCATCTCGTGGTGGGTCGTCACGCCGGTTCTTGGACTCTGGGTCGGGGCGACCATCGGCCGATATATCTACCCCGAACTCAATCGGCGCTTCGAGATCAGCGCGTCCGAGGGGGCGCTACTCACGCTCGATCGCAGCGGTTCGGCTCCGAAACCAGTACTCGGACCGAACACGACGTATCAGGAACTCGTCGGGACGGTCGTCGTCTTCATCATCGGCTGTTACATGGCCTTTAGCGCCGGTGCGAGCAACGTTCCAAACGCCGTCGCACCGCTGGTCAGTAGCGGCGCGCTCGAGGTCGACACCGCCATCATCATCGCTACCGTCGCGATCGGACTCGGCGGCTTTACCATCGCCCGACGGACGATGGAGTCCGTCGGGAGCGAACTCAGCGAGATCCCGCTGTTGGCGGCGCTGATCGTCATGCTCACTGCCTCGACGATCACGACCGCACTCTCGTGGATCGGCATTCCGATCAGTCTCGTGATGGCGTCGGTGATGACGATTATCGGCCTGGGCTGGGGGCGAGCCACTCGTCCGATCACGGCTCGAGATGCTATTCGTGGCGACACCGACACGGAGCTGGCGATGGGCGCACTGACCGCTGAATCCGACGCGCCGGTCACCAAAATCGGTGAAGCGGAGTCCGAAGAAGTCCTGAACGCGGGCGATCTCTTTAACCCGCGAGCTATCGTGAAGTACGTCTCGATGTGGATTATCGGACCGACGACGTCGACACTGCTTGCCTACGGGTTCTTCGTCGCCGTCGGTATCACCTGACCCACTCCACCGCGTTTATTCGCATGGCCGTCGTAGCTCGCGTATGATTTCGCGCGTTCTCGTTCCGATGGACGGCTCGGAGATGAGCGAACAGGCACTCGAGTACGCTCTCGAAGTCTACCCCGACGCCGAGATAACCGTCCTGTGCGTCGTCGGCGAACCGTCGTCGATGTGGGGGGCGGCCACGGGCATGGCACTCGCCGACGATCTCGGGGAAGTGACAGCAGAACACGCACAGCCGACGTTCGACCGCGCACGCGAACTCGCCGCCGACGCCGGTAGAGACGCGGACCTCGAGACCGTCGCGGAACTTGGCCACCCCGTTCGGGCGATCATCAACCGCGCCGACGACTACGATACCGTCGTCGTCGGCAGTCACGGAGGGACGGTCGCCGACCGCCTGTTCATCGGCAACGTCGCGGAGAAGGTCGTTCGTCGATCACCGGTCCCGGTGGTGGTCGTTCGA
It includes:
- a CDS encoding inorganic phosphate transporter produces the protein MVETVLLVGVIASIFVGFNIGGSSTGIAWGPAVGAGLLRKTTAAALMTFFVFLGGWTVGRNVMDTLSGDIISIEISLVAGVAVLFFIGLGILIANVFGVPVPTSMTTVGAIAGLGLATETLNYETITWIISWWVVTPVLGLWVGATIGRYIYPELNRRFEISASEGALLTLDRSGSAPKPVLGPNTTYQELVGTVVVFIIGCYMAFSAGASNVPNAVAPLVSSGALEVDTAIIIATVAIGLGGFTIARRTMESVGSELSEIPLLAALIVMLTASTITTALSWIGIPISLVMASVMTIIGLGWGRATRPITARDAIRGDTDTELAMGALTAESDAPVTKIGEAESEEVLNAGDLFNPRAIVKYVSMWIIGPTTSTLLAYGFFVAVGIT
- a CDS encoding universal stress protein, with amino-acid sequence MISRVLVPMDGSEMSEQALEYALEVYPDAEITVLCVVGEPSSMWGAATGMALADDLGEVTAEHAQPTFDRARELAADAGRDADLETVAELGHPVRAIINRADDYDTVVVGSHGGTVADRLFIGNVAEKVVRRSPVPVVVVR